A genomic window from Candidatus Korarchaeota archaeon NZ13-K includes:
- a CDS encoding Ldh family oxidoreductase: MRYDKSPPFPPEEFLTVRYEELLGFVSSVFSRLGVPDEDARVVAENLVAADLRGIESHGVARLRRYVEGIRRGAVKVRPNIRVVSEGPSFALVDGDSGLGQVVGSFSMRLAIRKARESGLGFVTVRMSNHYGIAGYYAMMALDHDMIGVSMTNSRPLVAHTGALGKWLGTNPIAVAAPTVRPPPFVLDMATSVAPIGKMEEYSRLRRKVPLGWGIDSQGRPCDDPDVIMREGALLPLGGLGEVFGGHKGYGLALMVEIFTSVLSGAAMLREVGQTEAPRPANVGHFFMAIDISRFMPVEEFKERMERLREALKGAPLHPEFERIWIHGEKSYLTSLRRMEEGIPVHRRVFEEMRQIALEVGVEFPWEA, from the coding sequence CACCGGAGGAGTTCCTGACGGTCAGGTACGAGGAGCTCTTGGGGTTCGTTAGCTCCGTGTTCTCAAGGCTGGGGGTTCCGGATGAGGATGCCAGGGTCGTGGCCGAGAACCTGGTGGCCGCCGACCTGAGGGGGATAGAGTCCCACGGCGTGGCCAGGCTGAGGAGGTACGTAGAAGGGATAAGGAGAGGAGCCGTCAAGGTGAGGCCGAACATAAGGGTTGTCAGCGAGGGTCCCTCCTTCGCCCTGGTGGATGGGGACTCCGGCCTGGGTCAGGTGGTGGGCAGCTTCTCGATGAGGCTCGCCATAAGGAAGGCGAGGGAGAGCGGATTGGGCTTCGTGACCGTCAGGATGAGCAACCACTACGGTATAGCTGGCTACTACGCGATGATGGCCCTCGATCACGACATGATAGGGGTCTCCATGACGAACTCCAGGCCCCTGGTCGCTCACACGGGGGCCCTGGGCAAGTGGCTGGGGACCAATCCAATAGCGGTGGCTGCACCCACGGTCAGGCCCCCGCCCTTCGTCCTCGACATGGCCACCAGCGTGGCCCCCATAGGGAAGATGGAGGAGTACTCCAGGTTGAGGAGGAAGGTACCGCTGGGCTGGGGCATAGACTCCCAGGGGAGGCCCTGCGACGATCCCGATGTCATAATGAGGGAGGGGGCCCTCCTGCCCCTCGGGGGGCTCGGTGAGGTGTTCGGTGGTCATAAGGGGTATGGACTGGCCCTTATGGTTGAGATATTCACGAGCGTGCTGAGCGGGGCGGCCATGCTGAGGGAGGTCGGTCAGACAGAGGCCCCTAGGCCCGCGAACGTGGGCCACTTCTTCATGGCCATCGACATCTCCAGGTTCATGCCCGTCGAGGAGTTCAAGGAGAGGATGGAGAGGCTGAGGGAGGCCCTCAAGGGAGCACCCCTCCATCCCGAGTTCGAGAGGATATGGATCCACGGGGAGAAGAGCTATCTCACCTCCCTCAGGAGGATGGAGGAGGGGATCCCCGTGCACAGGAGGGTTTTCGAGGAGATGAGGCAGATAGCCTTAGAGGTGGGCGTCGAGTTCCCCTGGGAGGCCTGA